One part of the Vicia villosa cultivar HV-30 ecotype Madison, WI linkage group LG6, Vvil1.0, whole genome shotgun sequence genome encodes these proteins:
- the LOC131611596 gene encoding uncharacterized protein At5g48480-like: MAQQDAQNGASETASPTVSFAALKPQLFVEAPKANDAVTFYKNVFGAEEVSRTLNPKRKADQEIPHVLSAELKIAGSTFLVADSVDDSATPAKSGGNGVVFALETDDVEGAIAKAVKGGATVDIEGAAGEGRVGKVADPYGYVWQISSPLKKDAEVEA, encoded by the exons ATGGCTCAACAAGATGCTCAAAACGGTGCTTCCGAAACCGCTTCCCCTACGGTTTCCTTCGCTGCTCTCAAGCCTCAGCTCTTCGTTGAAGCTCCAAAGGCTAACGACGCTGTAACGTTCTACAAGAACGTGTTTGGTGCTGAAGAGGTTTCGCGCACTCTGAACCCTAAGCGCAAGGCTGATCAAGAGATTCCTCATGTTCTCTCCGCTGAACTCAAGATCGCTGGCTCTACGTTCCTTGTTGCTGATAGCGTTGATGATTCCGCTACACC TGCCAAGAGTGGCGGAAACGGTGTCGTTTTTGCTTTGGAAACCGATGACGTTGAAGGTGCGATAGCGAAGGCTGTGAAAGGTGGAGCGACTGTGGACATTGAAGGCGCGGCTGGTGAGGGGCGCGTGGGGAAGGTGGCTGATCCATACGGTTACGTTTGGCAGATTAGCTCTCCTTTGAAGAAGGATGCTGAGGTGGAGGCTTGA